In the Candidatus Omnitrophota bacterium genome, GTGGAACATACGCGAAAAGAACTCAAAGACTGTTTCAAGCAAGACTCTTTGATTGTGGAGGTGCACTTGCACGCCGGGAAGGCCGGGCATTGGGTCTGGACCACGGGCCTAACCGAAGAGTACATTCAGATCAACACGAGATACGGATCATGATCGAAATGGATGAATATATAAGGAAGGCGGACGCGCTCTTGGAGGCTTTGCCCTACCTGAGGCAGTTCCGGGGCAAGGTCATGGTTATTAAGTACGGGGGCAGTGCCATTGATAATGTGGCGATTACCCATTCTGTGCTTGACGACCTGGCCTTTATGAGTTTTGTGGGGATCCACCCCGTGTTAGTCCATGGCGGGGGGCCTGCTATTAACGAACGCATGAGGGAAACGGGCAAGAAGATCGAGTTTGTGGATGGGATCCGCAAGACGGATAAGGAAACGGCTCAGCTCGTTGCGGATGTTTTGACGGATCTCAATAAGCAGCTTGTTTCCTATCTCAATTCCAACGGAGCCAAAGCCCACACGTTGGCCGGCAGGGACATTCCCTTTCTTCAGGCGCATCAGCTTCAGGGCCACGGTGACGTGGGTTTTGTGGGAGAGATCAACCATGTTGACACAGCACCCGTGGAAAAGATCCTCATGAATTGGGAAATTCCTGTGATTACTCCCACAGGACAGGACAAGGACGGGAATCTTTATAATGTGAACGCGGATCATGCGGCCTCGACAATTGCCCGCGCTTTGAAGGCCGAAAAGCTGGTGCTGCTGACCAATGTGCGGGGTATTTTGAGGGACCCCAAGGATGAGGACTCGTTGATATCGACCTTAACTGAGGCGGAGATCGAGGACTTGGTGGAAAGAAAGGTCGTGCAGTCCGGAATGATTCCCAAGGTGAAGTCCGCATTGAACGCGCTCAAGCGCGGAGTGGGTAAGGCGCATATTCTGGATGCCAAGTTGCCTCACGCAATTCTCCTGGAGATCTTCACGGATCGGGGAATCGGAACCGAGGTGGTTCATAGCAATGTCTAAATCCTCTGCTATTCTCAAACAGAATCTCGCCTTCCTCATGCCGAATTACCGGAAGGGGCCGATTGTCGTGGAGCGCGGCAAGGGGAGCTATGTTTGGGATGCAGACGGAAAGAAATACCTGGACTTCTTTCCGGGTTGGGGTGTGAGCGGTTTGGGGCATTGTGCCCCGCGTGTGGTTGCGGCGATTCGCCAGCAAGCAACCCGGCTTCTGCATGTCTCCAATAATTACAGCACGGACCTGCAGGCCCAATTGGCGAAGACCCTGGTACAAAAGAGTTTTAAGGGACGAGTCTTTTTTTCCAACAGCGGAGCCGAAAGTACCGAGGCTGCGATCAAATTAGCGCGGCGCTACGGGGACCAGACCGGGGAACGCTATGAGATTATTACGATGAAGAAGTCTTTCCACGGCCGGACCTTTGCTGCCTTGAGTGCCACAGGGCAACCGGAGTACTCCAAGGGATTTGGCCCGATGGTCCGGGGATTCCGGCACGTGCCTTTTGGAGATTTTGAGGCGGTCCGGAAAGCGGTTACGGACCGGACGGTTGCAGTGATGCTCGAGCCGGTACAGGGCGAGGGCGGAATTCACGTAGCTTCTCTGGACTATGTAAGGAAGTTGAGGGACTATTGCACGCAGCATAAAATTCTGCTGATCTTTGACGAAGTGCAGACCGGAATGGGGCGTACCGGAAAGCTCTTCGCTTTTCAGCATTATGGGGTTGAACCGGACGTGATGACTTTGGCCAAGAGTCTGGGCAATGGTGTGCCTATTGGGGCGGTGGTGGCTGCCACACCCTATGGGGAAATCCTTCAGCCGGGCACGCATGCGAGTACCTATGGGGGCAGCCCTTTGGTTTGCGCTGCCTCTTTGGCGGTCTTCGAGACCATCCAAAAGGAAAATTTGTTGGCCAATGCCAGGAAAATGGGGCAATACTTGCGTCAAGGCCTGGAAATACTGCAGAAGAAATACCCCCTCGTCAAAGAGATCCGGGGCTTGGGGGTGATGCTGGGAATGGAACTCGATATTCCCGGAGCGGAAATTGTGGAATCCTGCGCCAAACAGGGGCTTCTGATCAACTGCACACAACAAACAGTGCTAAGGATTATGCCCTCGATGCAGGTCAATCGCGCGGAGTGTGACAAGGCCCTGAAAATTTTGGACAAGACCCTTGCAGAGGTTAAAAACTAATGGACTATCCAAGACATCTACTATCTTTGGAAGAATTCAGTGCAGAGCAGATTACGCATTTGGTCGAATTGGCTGAAGACCTTAAGCAGCATCCGCACAAGGGAACGGATGCGCTCAAGGGTAAGACTGTGGGGCTGGTTTTCCAGAAGCCTTCGGTGCGGACGCGGAT is a window encoding:
- a CDS encoding aspartate aminotransferase family protein, whose amino-acid sequence is MSKSSAILKQNLAFLMPNYRKGPIVVERGKGSYVWDADGKKYLDFFPGWGVSGLGHCAPRVVAAIRQQATRLLHVSNNYSTDLQAQLAKTLVQKSFKGRVFFSNSGAESTEAAIKLARRYGDQTGERYEIITMKKSFHGRTFAALSATGQPEYSKGFGPMVRGFRHVPFGDFEAVRKAVTDRTVAVMLEPVQGEGGIHVASLDYVRKLRDYCTQHKILLIFDEVQTGMGRTGKLFAFQHYGVEPDVMTLAKSLGNGVPIGAVVAATPYGEILQPGTHASTYGGSPLVCAASLAVFETIQKENLLANARKMGQYLRQGLEILQKKYPLVKEIRGLGVMLGMELDIPGAEIVESCAKQGLLINCTQQTVLRIMPSMQVNRAECDKALKILDKTLAEVKN
- the argB gene encoding acetylglutamate kinase, with amino-acid sequence MIEMDEYIRKADALLEALPYLRQFRGKVMVIKYGGSAIDNVAITHSVLDDLAFMSFVGIHPVLVHGGGPAINERMRETGKKIEFVDGIRKTDKETAQLVADVLTDLNKQLVSYLNSNGAKAHTLAGRDIPFLQAHQLQGHGDVGFVGEINHVDTAPVEKILMNWEIPVITPTGQDKDGNLYNVNADHAASTIARALKAEKLVLLTNVRGILRDPKDEDSLISTLTEAEIEDLVERKVVQSGMIPKVKSALNALKRGVGKAHILDAKLPHAILLEIFTDRGIGTEVVHSNV